A section of the Pseudanabaena mucicola str. Chao 1806 genome encodes:
- a CDS encoding Acg family FMN-binding oxidoreductase has protein sequence MERRKFIRLVGGGIILAAGTTVLARFITAFDVPPSATAAWNRPSSDSDIRYWALSYAILAPNPHNLQPWLVDLRVPGIITLLLDEQRLLPATDPNGRQILMGAGAFIELLTMAAAERGHRVELALFPEGEPSEKLDAKPFARVRLVPDASVPRDPLFAQVLKRRTDRRAYDATRAIAPADLAQMSSSVADLRITFGVAGRADAPSVDRTLVEAIRAIAKESWRIELTTEATMMESMRLLRFGGDEIDQHRDGIAITQPMLVTLAKLGFIDRNKFPAPDSQEIVGQIKDFNAITDMTPAYMWIVTEGNARSQQILAGRAYVRVNLAGTAQGLAMHPNQQALQEYPQVARQYHDIHTLLGTPSPRYTVQMLARVGYLPSRTATASPAPRRGLNAHLVT, from the coding sequence GCCGCATGGAACAGACCGAGTTCGGACAGTGATATACGCTACTGGGCGCTGTCCTACGCGATCCTTGCCCCTAACCCGCACAACCTTCAGCCGTGGCTAGTTGACTTGCGAGTGCCCGGCATAATCACACTTCTCTTAGACGAGCAAAGGCTGTTGCCAGCCACCGACCCGAATGGTCGACAGATATTGATGGGTGCGGGTGCTTTCATCGAATTGCTAACGATGGCAGCCGCAGAGCGTGGTCATCGCGTCGAGCTTGCACTATTCCCCGAAGGCGAACCCAGTGAAAAGCTGGATGCAAAACCGTTCGCAAGGGTACGCCTAGTGCCAGATGCGAGCGTACCGCGTGACCCGCTGTTTGCTCAAGTACTGAAGCGCCGTACCGACCGCCGAGCATACGACGCGACACGCGCCATCGCGCCAGCGGATCTGGCTCAGATGAGCTCATCCGTCGCCGATCTGCGTATTACATTTGGTGTTGCAGGTCGTGCCGACGCACCGTCGGTTGATCGCACTCTGGTAGAGGCGATCCGCGCTATTGCCAAGGAGTCATGGCGGATCGAACTGACCACCGAGGCGACCATGATGGAGTCGATGCGGTTGCTGCGCTTTGGCGGTGACGAAATAGACCAGCATCGCGATGGCATAGCCATCACCCAGCCGATGCTGGTGACACTAGCAAAGCTCGGATTTATTGATCGCAACAAGTTCCCAGCACCTGACTCACAGGAAATCGTAGGACAGATCAAGGACTTCAACGCGATCACCGATATGACTCCTGCCTATATGTGGATCGTGACCGAGGGTAATGCACGCTCGCAGCAGATCCTCGCTGGTCGGGCTTACGTGCGCGTCAACCTAGCTGGAACAGCTCAGGGTCTCGCGATGCATCCAAACCAGCAGGCACTGCAAGAGTACCCACAGGTAGCTCGTCAGTATCATGACATTCATACCCTGCTCGGCACGCCATCGCCGCGCTATACTGTACAGATGTTGGCTCGCGTGGGCTACCTCCCATCAAGGACTGCCACAGCATCACCCGCGCCACGCCGAGGTCTGAACGCACATCTAGTCACGTGA